In Vibrio echinoideorum, the sequence ATTGGTATAACGAGCGCAAGTCAGTAGGACGCCAGTAAAAAGATCGTAAGCTCAAAGCTCAGAAAACATAAATAAAAAGGCCAACCAGACAGTATCTGGTTGGCCTTTGTTTTAGGGATTTAGTTGATGCTTAGTCAGTATCTAACTAAGCACTATTTTTAGTTAGCAGCTTGCAGGACCGATCTCTTTCCACACGCCCCACTGGCCTGTCGTTGTTGGATCTTCACCTGTTGTCCACCATTTCGCTTCCCAAACCTTACCGCCTTGAGTTACTTGGTCGCCGCCAGTGTAGACCGCACTTGAATCCCAAGTGTTAGTACACGTACCGCCGCCTGTGGTTTTCTTAAGAACGTTCACTGATGCAGCAGCGACTGATGTATCTGTACCATCACTCACTGTTACTGAGAAGTTCAGTACCGTGTCTTGCGTGTATTCCGCCGCGACAAAGCTCACTGAAGAACCTTGAACCGTTGCATCAATACCAGCAGGTACATCCCATGTGAAGGTTAATGTGTCTTGGTCAGCATCGCTCGAAGCCGAAGCATCAACCACGACTACGTCACCCGCATTAACTTCAGCTGGAGCTGAAACAATCGCAACTGGTGCTGTATTGACTGGACCTGTGTCCTTAGGGGTTACTGTTACAACAACGGTGTCAGTTGCAGTAGCACCTTCATTATCAGTTACCGTTAGGCTGAACGTTAGTACTTCTTGTTGAGCGACTTCAACCACATCGAAGCTTGCAACTGCTGCATTCGAGTTGGCCAGCGTTACTGCCGTACCGCTTACTTGTGACCAAGCGTAGCTCGCAATCGTGCCGTCGCTGTCTTTTGAAGCGCTACCGTCTAGAGAAACAGAAGCTGGGCCTTCAACCGATTGGTCTGCGCCCGCTGCTGCGGTTGGTTTACGGTTTACAGGATCTGTTGTTCCGCCCGCTAGGCCTTCATGCATTGCGTTGAGGATGTCGCCGTTATCTGCATCAATTTCCCAAGAGAATAGACCCGCAAGGCCAAGGCTACGAACGTACGCGCCTTTTGCTTTCACTGAACGGTCATCATCAAATGTGATTAGCTTGCCCGAAGTACGGTTCCAAACGTAAGGCGCTTCTGCCATTTCGTCGTAACCATATTCAAAGCCGTTGATGCCTTGGTTGTTTGCACCAAGCATGTTCGCTTTAATGCCTTTGTAGTCAATAACGCCATCTTCCCATACGCCTTGCGCAGAGCTGCCGGTTAGTTTGCCATTACCTACACCCGTCATTGGGTCTGTAGGATCGGTGAGTGATGAAGGTAATACGCCTTCCCAACCACGACCGTACATCGCTGTACCAACCACAAGTTTGTTCGCAGGAACGCCTTGCTCAAGCAGCAACTGGATGCCGTTGTCAGTGGTGTAAGCTGGGCCAGTGTATTGTTCGCCATTTTCATCAAGCCCTGTGCCATCACATTGACCAGGGCGCATGAAGTTACCGCAGTTTAGTGCTGTTTGGTGACCTAACACGTTGTTCCAACCGCCGTAGAAGTCGTAAGTCATTGCGAAGATGTAATCCATGTATTGGATAGCATCGCCGTAGTTCACGTCTTCAATCTTGTCGTGACCAACACCAATCGCAGAAGTTAGCTCGTAAGTGCGACCATTTTCCGCTTCTAGCTCATCTAACATAACGCGCAGCTCTGCCATCAATGCAATGTAAGCAGGGCCGTCATTTACAGGGTCACCAAGATCGGGAGCAGCACCGCCTCCACCTGGGAATTCCCAGTCAATATCGACACCATCGTAGAATTTCCATGTATTTAGGAACTTCTTAACCGATGCAATGAAGGTGTCGCGGTTGGCTTTTGTAGTGAAATCGAAGAACGGGTCAGACAGTGTCCAACCACCAATTGATGGGATGATTTTCAAGTCTGGATTGCGCTGTTTTAGCGCCATCATCATTGCGTAGTTACCCTTGATAGGTGAGCTGTATTCGTGACCAGCTTGCGGGAAACTCTTTTGGAAAGCTGCCCAAGGGTCATGAATCACCACTTCGTAATCGTTTACACCCTGACAGGCTGTCATGAGTGCGTTGTAGCTGTTGCCGCCTACCGATTTTACTGATTCATTAGGACCACAAATTGGGATGAAGCCATAAAGGATATGGGTCAAGTTGTCAGCGGGTAGGTTATCAACCGTGTAATCACGACCATAAATACCCCATTCCACAAAGTAAGTGCCTACTACCGTGTTTGGGTCGGTGTTGTATGACTTATTGTTCGGATCAACATTCATTGCAAGTGGCGCTAAGTGTGAACCATCAGTATCTGCAATCGTGATCTGAGCGGGAGCACTCTTGGCGCAGCCTGTTTCGTCACACGCCTCGATTTCCATCTGAAATAAGCCGCCTTGGCCGTATTCGAATGAAGCTGTAGTTTGGCTACCAGTAATAGGGCCAGTGGCAACTTTAACGCCATCGAAGTAGATGTTGTACGTGTTTCCTGACGTTCCGCTCCATTGGTTGAACTTGACGTCGACCTTTGCTTTGTCGTGATATTTAACCATCTGGTTGTAGCCTGATGTGGTTTCCATCGCGAGTTCAATTTTAGAAAACTGCAGGTTGTTGGAACCGTACATGTCGATGCTAGGTGCTGTTGGAGCAGCTAATGCTGTACCAGATAGCGCTAGAGCAATGCTTGCCGCACAGGTATTTATACGAATCATACTATTTCTCTCATTCCTTGAAGGTTACGAGAACCAAATGGCCCCATAAACGGCTCCAGTCAGTTTTGAAGGAGCTTCCCAGTCAGTATTCGAGAGAGTTTTAATTTTATAACTGAAAATAAATCCGTTTTCGATGGACAACTAAAAAATAGTATTTCGTTACAATTCTGTTGCTTAATGAGTGAGAGGCTGAGTCCATGTTTTATAAAATAAAACACCCTTCAGAAGTAAAATCTCATAAGTGAAAATCCACGACATGAAGTTATGCAAAGATGCGACAAACGATAAGAAAATATCGCAAGTTGAAGCAGTATCACAAAGCGAAGTGTGCTGGGTGAGCGGTGCAGATCGGTAGGTAAATATGAAAGTAGTGATGCGGAGAATACTTTTTACGGAGAAGACTATTATTTAGACGACTGAAGAAGACTGAGAAGGGGATTATCTTTTGAATTGCTCGGCTAAGGAAGCGCGTCTTTGTTGCATAACACTGTGGGTATCACCAGCTGCAGTATCCTCGTAGCCTTCTTTAATAAATTGCTGAGATGGTACGCTTGGCTCTAGTCGCTTCAAGCGAGGAGAATCGTAAGTACCACTGATGGTGTAAACGGTGGTTCCAGAGCCTGTGCTAATCGTGACAATCTTGCCATCAAAATCAAACGAGGTAGCAATGAGGCGATGATTCATCATCACACCATTATCTGAAAGTGTCAGGGTATCAGTATTGTAAGGTGGTGCTGCAATCTCTATCCATGTGCCATAGACATTGCTTGGGCTGACAGATTGTTGGTGGGCTTGGTAAGCAAAATAGCCCGCGGTGAGGGCAATCATAAAACCAGCTAATAGGAAGCTGTAGAGTAACGAGTTGGCAAATAAATCTCTGCTTTTGACCGACTTTTTTGCCATTATTTCTTCATTTTCCCACTGATATTATTTTAGATTCTATTAACTAAAACCTTAGTTTGCAAAAATTGTTATAAGAGTTAGAAGCAGGATCGAATGTTCCAATAAATTTGGTTGCGTTGGCGATTTTTTGCCTAATTCTTTGGTATTTACGTTATCAATGAAAGCGAATTCAAGAAATGCCTAAGCTATGCGTATTTATTTCTTGTAGGACAGTCTCGAATTGGTTAAAACAATTATCACCTAGATTTACGCATAGGCTCATTCGTTGAGTCCAATAATTGCAATTTTGAGATAACAAGGAAGTACAATGATTAAAGAAAACACATACTTTGAAGGTGGCGTTAAGTCATTAGCGTTTAACCAAGCTGGTGCTGATGTGAGTGTTGGTGTGATGGAGGCTGGCGAATACACGTTCGGTACTGCGGCTCCAGAAAAGATGACCGTTGTTAAAGGTGCTTTAATTGTAAAGCGTGTTGGCGATGATGACTGGACGACATACCAATCTGGTGAGTCTTTTGACGTTGCGGGTGATTCTTCATTCGACTTACAGGTAAAAGAAGCGACAGCTTACCTGTGTGAATATCTGTAACTCGCTCTAAATTCGTTTAATCAGGGCATCGTTTATCTCTGATTTAATAGAAAAAAAACCACGCTCTAAGAGCGTGGTTAAATAAGTGATAGTAACCGGCAGTGGATAGTGTCACTTGTTTTTGCAGTCATCAAATGGATGACCAAATCGTTGTTCGTTGCAAAATATCTTCAATCTTCAATTCAAAGCTCAATTCAAAGCTCAATTCAAAATTCAAAGACAGACATTGGTAAATCAGTAAGTCTCAAATACGCCGTTGTTGTAATCCTGAATCGTCTGTTCAATCTCTTCCATTGAATTCATGACGAACGGACCATAGTGCACAACAGGTTCATTAATCGGTTCACCAGAAAAAACCAGTACACCTGAATCTTCTAAGCTGTCTAAAGAAAGCCATTCAGCTTTGGTGAGCAGGGCAAGCTGACCTTGCTTGATCACTTTGTCGCCGATCTTAATGCTGCCTCGGTACACATAAGTCATGGCATTGTGATTAACATTAGTCCCTAACGTCACTTTTTGCCCAGCATGAGAGCGCCAATCCGCAACGCTTAATGGCACACCTGTTTTCTGTAATGGACCCTGCACTCGTGAAGCCTCTGAATCATCGTCAGTTTGGTTATGCAGTTCAAACCCACCGGCTATCACTCTCAATAAACCACGTTGTTCACTTTGGTGTTCTGTAATGCTTTCACTCTGGAAGTCGTGATATTGCGCGGGCAGCATTTTGTGTGACGCAGGCTGATTTATCCAAATCTGAAAGCCATGCAGTGCGCCTTCTTCCATCATTGGCATTTCGCTGTGAATAACACCACGACCCGCGGCCATCCACTGTGCGCCACCGCTGCGTAGCTCTCCAACATTCCCCATGTGGTCTTTGTGTTGAAAGTGACCTTGGAGCATGTAAGTGAGCGTTTCTATACCACGGTGAGGGTGCGGAGGAAAGCCTCCAACATAGTCTTTGCTTTCATCTGACTTAAGTTCATCAATCATCAAAAATGGAGAGAAACGCGTGTTATTGAAGCCAGCGAGTCTTTGGATTTTGACGCCATCACCATCGGAGGTGGCATGTGCTGCAATCACATGATCTACTGTTCTTACACTCGTCATTTTGAAACCCTCATAAACTTGAATAGCTGTAGTTTATGTAATTCGATTTAAAAAGAAGATGGCATAGCGTTGAGTGACTTATTCGAAAATTTTGAACAGGTAACAATAATGTTGAACAGGTAACAATATGAAATTATGCCTATACTCAATATAGAGTAGACCGCCAAGGAGGCCGCTATGGCAGTACAGCAAAAACATGGCGAAAGGCAAGGTCGGATGGGCTTTGATAACGACTTTACAACGGAGCAAGGGCAGCGTTTTACCGAGGTTGCGAACAGCGCGGTTAAACGTCGCGTGAAAAAGCGTGCGATCGAAGCACCGTTTATTCAGTCGGCTAAGCAAGCTGCTTTTAAAACGGTAGTGAGACCTAGAGGCAATAACCCAAACCGAACACGACAAGTCATATGGATGATTGTGACCGGGTTAGTGAGCCTATGGCTTATGTATATGGCAGGTTAGTGCGTTTAGCAGTCAGCGATATTAATGGTTAACGTTGACGCGTTTTTAACAGCGTAACATTGTTCCCTTCGACTTTTGCTTCAAGACAATCTTCAAGCTCAGATGAATCCGATTCTGAGAAGGTTAGGTTCGTCGGTAGTTCTTCGATCAATGTCGATACTGGATTGTCGTGATAATAAGCGTATCGGTTTTTTCCTGAATGCTTAGCGACATACATCGCTTTATCAGCACATCTCGTCAGTTCATGTAGCTCTTGAGCATCTTGCGGATACAAAGACACCCCCACACTGAGCGTTAATTCCTTGATTCTCTCGTTTGTCTGGCAACCACTTTCGAATAACCCACAAATCCTATCTAAAATACCGTCTAGATCTTTACGAGTTGGTACATCGTAGAGCATCAAAACAAACTCGTCGCCAGCAAAGCGCGCAATCGAATAGTCGTATTCATGGCTTTTTCTGTCTCTGGTTCGAATGTTGTTACTCAAGCGATTAGCAAAGTGCTGTAAGACACTGTCTCCTACGTCGTGCCCGTAGCTGTCGTTAATGCCTTTAAAGTCATCAATATCTAAAAAGACCAATGCCGTAAGTGATCGCTCACTATCCACTGTCGCAAGCTTTTCTACCGCCCAGCGCTCAAAGCTCCAACGGTTGGCCAATCCGGTAAGTTGGTCTCTGTAGGCCAGATCTTCAATGCCTTCTTTATAAAGGCGTTGGATATAACTGACGGCTTTTGTGTAGTAATAAGCGGATGTGTGACACACCAAGCTCATAGTAAACAGGCTAAGAATAAACCGATGTGTGCTGTTAAATGGCAGAGAAAAGT encodes:
- a CDS encoding pirin family protein; this encodes MTSVRTVDHVIAAHATSDGDGVKIQRLAGFNNTRFSPFLMIDELKSDESKDYVGGFPPHPHRGIETLTYMLQGHFQHKDHMGNVGELRSGGAQWMAAGRGVIHSEMPMMEEGALHGFQIWINQPASHKMLPAQYHDFQSESITEHQSEQRGLLRVIAGGFELHNQTDDDSEASRVQGPLQKTGVPLSVADWRSHAGQKVTLGTNVNHNAMTYVYRGSIKIGDKVIKQGQLALLTKAEWLSLDSLEDSGVLVFSGEPINEPVVHYGPFVMNSMEEIEQTIQDYNNGVFETY
- a CDS encoding GGDEF domain-containing protein translates to MADIRSTRKQKIVHSFSLTAAALFIFYTWAYFQGQHYTLSVFELCFALIAISNAFYVRKVINPEYSELVLSGVLLVQGVILFLYSHAIPDRILWLYPILAAVIFINDFRIGIIFSTSFCLFISTLITAMPNNFSLPFNSTHRFILSLFTMSLVCHTSAYYYTKAVSYIQRLYKEGIEDLAYRDQLTGLANRWSFERWAVEKLATVDSERSLTALVFLDIDDFKGINDSYGHDVGDSVLQHFANRLSNNIRTRDRKSHEYDYSIARFAGDEFVLMLYDVPTRKDLDGILDRICGLFESGCQTNERIKELTLSVGVSLYPQDAQELHELTRCADKAMYVAKHSGKNRYAYYHDNPVSTLIEELPTNLTFSESDSSELEDCLEAKVEGNNVTLLKTRQR
- a CDS encoding glycosyl hydrolase family 18 protein; translated protein: MIRINTCAASIALALSGTALAAPTAPSIDMYGSNNLQFSKIELAMETTSGYNQMVKYHDKAKVDVKFNQWSGTSGNTYNIYFDGVKVATGPITGSQTTASFEYGQGGLFQMEIEACDETGCAKSAPAQITIADTDGSHLAPLAMNVDPNNKSYNTDPNTVVGTYFVEWGIYGRDYTVDNLPADNLTHILYGFIPICGPNESVKSVGGNSYNALMTACQGVNDYEVVIHDPWAAFQKSFPQAGHEYSSPIKGNYAMMMALKQRNPDLKIIPSIGGWTLSDPFFDFTTKANRDTFIASVKKFLNTWKFYDGVDIDWEFPGGGGAAPDLGDPVNDGPAYIALMAELRVMLDELEAENGRTYELTSAIGVGHDKIEDVNYGDAIQYMDYIFAMTYDFYGGWNNVLGHQTALNCGNFMRPGQCDGTGLDENGEQYTGPAYTTDNGIQLLLEQGVPANKLVVGTAMYGRGWEGVLPSSLTDPTDPMTGVGNGKLTGSSAQGVWEDGVIDYKGIKANMLGANNQGINGFEYGYDEMAEAPYVWNRTSGKLITFDDDRSVKAKGAYVRSLGLAGLFSWEIDADNGDILNAMHEGLAGGTTDPVNRKPTAAAGADQSVEGPASVSLDGSASKDSDGTIASYAWSQVSGTAVTLANSNAAVASFDVVEVAQQEVLTFSLTVTDNEGATATDTVVVTVTPKDTGPVNTAPVAIVSAPAEVNAGDVVVVDASASSDADQDTLTFTWDVPAGIDATVQGSSVSFVAAEYTQDTVLNFSVTVSDGTDTSVAAASVNVLKKTTGGGTCTNTWDSSAVYTGGDQVTQGGKVWEAKWWTTGEDPTTTGQWGVWKEIGPASC
- a CDS encoding DUF2850 domain-containing protein, yielding MAKKSVKSRDLFANSLLYSFLLAGFMIALTAGYFAYQAHQQSVSPSNVYGTWIEIAAPPYNTDTLTLSDNGVMMNHRLIATSFDFDGKIVTISTGSGTTVYTISGTYDSPRLKRLEPSVPSQQFIKEGYEDTAAGDTHSVMQQRRASLAEQFKR
- the ppnP gene encoding pyrimidine/purine nucleoside phosphorylase, which produces MIKENTYFEGGVKSLAFNQAGADVSVGVMEAGEYTFGTAAPEKMTVVKGALIVKRVGDDDWTTYQSGESFDVAGDSSFDLQVKEATAYLCEYL